The following proteins are encoded in a genomic region of Jaculus jaculus isolate mJacJac1 chromosome 21, mJacJac1.mat.Y.cur, whole genome shotgun sequence:
- the Akap8l gene encoding A-kinase anchor protein 8-like isoform X2, with protein sequence MSYTGFVQGSETTLQSTYSDTSAQPTCDYGYGTWNSGTNRGYENYGYGYGYGQDSAPSYGINQRLDMMPHLETDMIQGGVYGSGGERYDSYEACDSRAVLSERDLYRSGYDYGELDPEMEMAYEGQYDAYRDQFRMRGSDTFGPRAQGWARDARSGRPMASGYGRMWEDPMGARGQCMPGASRLPSLFSQNIIPEYGMFQGMRGGGAFPGGSRFGFGFGNGMKQMRRTWKTWTTADFRTKKKKRKQGGSPDEPDSKATRTDCSDNSDSDNDEGTEGEAAEGNDGAEALEKGSRAEGEDEEGKEDGREEGKEDSEKGALTTQDESSQAKRKLQASKKSQDKQKKRQRDRMVERIQFVCSLCKYRTFYEDEMGSHLDSKFHKEHFKYVGTKLPKQTADFLQEYVTNKTKKTEELRKTVEDLDGLIQQIYRDQDLTQEIAMEHFVKKVEAAHCAACDLFIPMQFGIIQKHLKTMDHNRNRRLMMEQSKKSSLMVARSILNNKLISKKLERYLKGENPFTDSPEEEKEQDEVEGGTPDEGAPSEAPEGAEGVQAQPPVPPEPAPGSASPPPPPPPEEEEEGALPLLGGALQCKIRGIPGLDVEDDEEGGGGAP encoded by the exons GCTATGGAACTTGGAACTCTGGGACAAACAGAG GCTACGAGAACTATGGCTATGGCTATGGCTACGGCCAGGATAGCGCCCCCAGCTACGG AATTAACCAGCGCTTAGATATGATGCCACACCTGGAGACAGACATGATTCAAGGAGGTGTGTACGGCTCAGGTGGAGAAAG ATATGACTCCTATGAGGCCTGTGACTCAAGGGCCGTCCTGAGTGAGCGCGACCTCTACCGGTCGGGCTATGACTACGGCGAGCTTGACCCTGAGATGGAAATGGCCTATGAGGGCCAGTATGATGCCTATCGTGACCAGTTCCGCATGCGCGGCAGCGACACCTTTGGTCCAAGGGCTCAGGGCTGGGCCCGGGATGCCCGCAGTGGCCGGCCAATGGCCTCGGGCTATGGGCGCATGTGGGAAGACCCCATGGGGGCCCGGGGCCAGTGCATGCCTGGTGCCTCCCGGCTGCCCTCCCTCTTCTCCCAGAACATCATCCCCGAGTATGGCATGTTCCAGGGCATGCGTGGCGGGGGTGCCTTCCCGGGTGGCTCCCGCTTTGGCTTTGGATTTGGCAATGGCATGAAGCAGATGAGACGGACCTGGAAGACCTGGACCACGGCCGACTTCCGG accaaaaagaagaagagaaagcaggGTGGCAGTCCTGACGAGCCAGACAGCAAAGCCACCCGAACAGACTGCTCGGACAACAGTGATTCAGACAATG ATGAGGGCACCGAGGGTGAAGCTGCAGAGGGCAACGACGGTGCCGAGGCTCTGGAGAAAGGCTCTCGAGCA GAAGGAGAAGacgaggaggggaaggaggatggGAGAGAAGAAGGCAAGGAAGATTCAGAGAAGG GGGCCCTGACCACCCAGGACGAGAGCAGCCAGGCCAAGCGAAagttgcaagcaagcaagaagaGCCAAGACAAGCAGAAAAAGCGCCAGCGAGACCGCATGGTGGAAAG GATCCAGTTTGTGTGTTCTCTGTGCAAATACCGGACCTTCTATGAGGACGAGATGGGCAGCCACCTTGACAGCAAGTTCCACAAGGAGCACTTCAAGTATGTGGGCACCAAGCTCCCCAAACAGACCGCCGACTTCCTGCAG GAGTATGTCACCAACAAGACCAAGAAGACAGAGGAGCTCCGAAAAACTGTCGAGGACCTTGATGGTCTGATCCAGCAGATCTACAGAGACCAAGATCTGACCCAGG AAATTGCCATGGAGCATTTTGTGAAGAAGGTGGAGGCGGCCCACTGTGCAGCCTGTGACCTCTTCATCCCCATGCAGTTTGGAATCATCCAGAAGCATCTCAAGACTATGGATCACAACCGGAACCGCAGG CTCATGATGGAGCAGTCCAAGAAGTCGTCGCTCATGGTGGCCCGCAGCATCCTCAACAACAAGCTCATCAGCAAGAAGCTAGAGCGCTATCTTAAG GGCGAGAACCCCTTCACTGACAGCCCCGAGGAGGAGAAGGAACAGGACGAGGTGGAGGGTGGCACCCCTGACGAAGGGGCACCGAGCGAAGCGCCGGAGGGAGCCGAGGGCGTGCAGGCACAGCCCCCGGTGCCGCCGGAGCCAGCCCCGGGCAGCGCGTCCCCGCCGCCACCACCGCCccccgaggaggaggaggagggcgcgCTTCCCCTGCTGGGCGGGGCGCTGCAGTGCAAAATCCGCGGCATCCCGGGCCTGGACGTGGAGGACGACGAGGAGGGCGGTGGGGGTGCCCCGTAA
- the Akap8l gene encoding A-kinase anchor protein 8-like isoform X1 produces the protein MSYTGFVQGSETTLQSTYSDTSAQPTCDYGYGTWNSGTNRGYENYGYGYGYGQDSAPSYGYGMAASNSWELPSSDTNANPSASGSTSADSVLSRINQRLDMMPHLETDMIQGGVYGSGGERYDSYEACDSRAVLSERDLYRSGYDYGELDPEMEMAYEGQYDAYRDQFRMRGSDTFGPRAQGWARDARSGRPMASGYGRMWEDPMGARGQCMPGASRLPSLFSQNIIPEYGMFQGMRGGGAFPGGSRFGFGFGNGMKQMRRTWKTWTTADFRTKKKKRKQGGSPDEPDSKATRTDCSDNSDSDNDEGTEGEAAEGNDGAEALEKGSRAEGEDEEGKEDGREEGKEDSEKGALTTQDESSQAKRKLQASKKSQDKQKKRQRDRMVERIQFVCSLCKYRTFYEDEMGSHLDSKFHKEHFKYVGTKLPKQTADFLQEYVTNKTKKTEELRKTVEDLDGLIQQIYRDQDLTQEIAMEHFVKKVEAAHCAACDLFIPMQFGIIQKHLKTMDHNRNRRLMMEQSKKSSLMVARSILNNKLISKKLERYLKGENPFTDSPEEEKEQDEVEGGTPDEGAPSEAPEGAEGVQAQPPVPPEPAPGSASPPPPPPPEEEEEGALPLLGGALQCKIRGIPGLDVEDDEEGGGGAP, from the exons GCTATGGAACTTGGAACTCTGGGACAAACAGAG GCTACGAGAACTATGGCTATGGCTATGGCTACGGCCAGGATAGCGCCCCCAGCTACGGGTATGGTATGGCCGCTTCCAACTCTTGGGAACTGCCTAGCTCTGACACAAATGCAAATCCTAGTGCCTCGGGTAGCACCAGTGCAGATTCCGTTTTATCCAGAATTAACCAGCGCTTAGATATGATGCCACACCTGGAGACAGACATGATTCAAGGAGGTGTGTACGGCTCAGGTGGAGAAAG ATATGACTCCTATGAGGCCTGTGACTCAAGGGCCGTCCTGAGTGAGCGCGACCTCTACCGGTCGGGCTATGACTACGGCGAGCTTGACCCTGAGATGGAAATGGCCTATGAGGGCCAGTATGATGCCTATCGTGACCAGTTCCGCATGCGCGGCAGCGACACCTTTGGTCCAAGGGCTCAGGGCTGGGCCCGGGATGCCCGCAGTGGCCGGCCAATGGCCTCGGGCTATGGGCGCATGTGGGAAGACCCCATGGGGGCCCGGGGCCAGTGCATGCCTGGTGCCTCCCGGCTGCCCTCCCTCTTCTCCCAGAACATCATCCCCGAGTATGGCATGTTCCAGGGCATGCGTGGCGGGGGTGCCTTCCCGGGTGGCTCCCGCTTTGGCTTTGGATTTGGCAATGGCATGAAGCAGATGAGACGGACCTGGAAGACCTGGACCACGGCCGACTTCCGG accaaaaagaagaagagaaagcaggGTGGCAGTCCTGACGAGCCAGACAGCAAAGCCACCCGAACAGACTGCTCGGACAACAGTGATTCAGACAATG ATGAGGGCACCGAGGGTGAAGCTGCAGAGGGCAACGACGGTGCCGAGGCTCTGGAGAAAGGCTCTCGAGCA GAAGGAGAAGacgaggaggggaaggaggatggGAGAGAAGAAGGCAAGGAAGATTCAGAGAAGG GGGCCCTGACCACCCAGGACGAGAGCAGCCAGGCCAAGCGAAagttgcaagcaagcaagaagaGCCAAGACAAGCAGAAAAAGCGCCAGCGAGACCGCATGGTGGAAAG GATCCAGTTTGTGTGTTCTCTGTGCAAATACCGGACCTTCTATGAGGACGAGATGGGCAGCCACCTTGACAGCAAGTTCCACAAGGAGCACTTCAAGTATGTGGGCACCAAGCTCCCCAAACAGACCGCCGACTTCCTGCAG GAGTATGTCACCAACAAGACCAAGAAGACAGAGGAGCTCCGAAAAACTGTCGAGGACCTTGATGGTCTGATCCAGCAGATCTACAGAGACCAAGATCTGACCCAGG AAATTGCCATGGAGCATTTTGTGAAGAAGGTGGAGGCGGCCCACTGTGCAGCCTGTGACCTCTTCATCCCCATGCAGTTTGGAATCATCCAGAAGCATCTCAAGACTATGGATCACAACCGGAACCGCAGG CTCATGATGGAGCAGTCCAAGAAGTCGTCGCTCATGGTGGCCCGCAGCATCCTCAACAACAAGCTCATCAGCAAGAAGCTAGAGCGCTATCTTAAG GGCGAGAACCCCTTCACTGACAGCCCCGAGGAGGAGAAGGAACAGGACGAGGTGGAGGGTGGCACCCCTGACGAAGGGGCACCGAGCGAAGCGCCGGAGGGAGCCGAGGGCGTGCAGGCACAGCCCCCGGTGCCGCCGGAGCCAGCCCCGGGCAGCGCGTCCCCGCCGCCACCACCGCCccccgaggaggaggaggagggcgcgCTTCCCCTGCTGGGCGGGGCGCTGCAGTGCAAAATCCGCGGCATCCCGGGCCTGGACGTGGAGGACGACGAGGAGGGCGGTGGGGGTGCCCCGTAA
- the Akap8l gene encoding A-kinase anchor protein 8-like isoform X3, translated as MSYTGFVQGSETTLQSTYSDTSAQPTCDYGYGTWNSGTNRGYENYGYGYGYGQDSAPSYGYGMAASNSWELPSSDTNANPSASGSTSADSVLSRINQRLDMMPHLETDMIQGGVYGSGGERYDSYEACDSRAVLSERDLYRSGYDYGELDPEMEMAYEGQYDAYRDQFRMRGSDTFGPRAQGWARDARSGRPMASGYGRMWEDPMGARGQCMPGASRLPSLFSQNIIPEYGMFQGMRGGGAFPGGSRFGFGFGNGMKQMRRTWKTWTTADFRTKKKKRKQGGSPDEPDSKATRTDCSDNSDSDNDEGTEGEAAEGNDGAEALEKGSRAEGEDEEGKEDGREEGKEDSEKGALTTQDESSQAKRKLQASKKSQDKQKKRQRDRMVERAPALVLASSSTSDSCSCWTFLRLAGAWPLGSPDKADPVAQIRTSGRGSSLCVLCANTGPSMRTRWAATLTASSTRSTSSMWAPSSPNRPPTSCRSMSPTRPRRQRSSEKLSRTLMV; from the exons GCTATGGAACTTGGAACTCTGGGACAAACAGAG GCTACGAGAACTATGGCTATGGCTATGGCTACGGCCAGGATAGCGCCCCCAGCTACGGGTATGGTATGGCCGCTTCCAACTCTTGGGAACTGCCTAGCTCTGACACAAATGCAAATCCTAGTGCCTCGGGTAGCACCAGTGCAGATTCCGTTTTATCCAGAATTAACCAGCGCTTAGATATGATGCCACACCTGGAGACAGACATGATTCAAGGAGGTGTGTACGGCTCAGGTGGAGAAAG ATATGACTCCTATGAGGCCTGTGACTCAAGGGCCGTCCTGAGTGAGCGCGACCTCTACCGGTCGGGCTATGACTACGGCGAGCTTGACCCTGAGATGGAAATGGCCTATGAGGGCCAGTATGATGCCTATCGTGACCAGTTCCGCATGCGCGGCAGCGACACCTTTGGTCCAAGGGCTCAGGGCTGGGCCCGGGATGCCCGCAGTGGCCGGCCAATGGCCTCGGGCTATGGGCGCATGTGGGAAGACCCCATGGGGGCCCGGGGCCAGTGCATGCCTGGTGCCTCCCGGCTGCCCTCCCTCTTCTCCCAGAACATCATCCCCGAGTATGGCATGTTCCAGGGCATGCGTGGCGGGGGTGCCTTCCCGGGTGGCTCCCGCTTTGGCTTTGGATTTGGCAATGGCATGAAGCAGATGAGACGGACCTGGAAGACCTGGACCACGGCCGACTTCCGG accaaaaagaagaagagaaagcaggGTGGCAGTCCTGACGAGCCAGACAGCAAAGCCACCCGAACAGACTGCTCGGACAACAGTGATTCAGACAATG ATGAGGGCACCGAGGGTGAAGCTGCAGAGGGCAACGACGGTGCCGAGGCTCTGGAGAAAGGCTCTCGAGCA GAAGGAGAAGacgaggaggggaaggaggatggGAGAGAAGAAGGCAAGGAAGATTCAGAGAAGG GGGCCCTGACCACCCAGGACGAGAGCAGCCAGGCCAAGCGAAagttgcaagcaagcaagaagaGCCAAGACAAGCAGAAAAAGCGCCAGCGAGACCGCATGGTGGAAAG GGCTCCCGCACTGGTGCTTGCATCCTCCTCCACCTCAGACTCTTGCTCTTGCTGGACCTTCCTCCGCCTCGCCGGCGCCTGGCCCCTGGGCTCTCCAGACAAAGCTGACCCCGTGGCCCAGATAAGGACGTCCGGCAGAG GATCCAGTTTGTGTGTTCTCTGTGCAAATACCGGACCTTCTATGAGGACGAGATGGGCAGCCACCTTGACAGCAAGTTCCACAAGGAGCACTTCAAGTATGTGGGCACCAAGCTCCCCAAACAGACCGCCGACTTCCTGCAG GAGTATGTCACCAACAAGACCAAGAAGACAGAGGAGCTCCGAAAAACTGTCGAGGACCTTGATGGTCTGA